The Myripristis murdjan chromosome 4, fMyrMur1.1, whole genome shotgun sequence region CACAATCGCAGCCTCAAGAATACACTCCAGGCAGCATGACAGCGTGGCCAATGGCTGCGCTCAGAAATAAGAACATGTCATGAACCTATTTGCATCCGATTGTCCAAAACTGGTCACTGGAGGAAGTTGTGCCCATGTGCAGTAAATGACTAACACAttgggcctttttttttaacatacattttatttatgtggaATAAACAGCCCTTAAAACATACATGTAGTTTTATACTTCTgagcaaaatgtattttaattccATGTGGTACAAAATCCCTACTTCTCATTCCTACAAATAAGTAATTATCTGTTTGTGTccattaaaataatttgatgaGTTGTTCTACATTTGAGGATAGCCCCTTTTTCAGGCCATTAATAAAGGCAGTATTAGTAATGCAAATGAAGTCCAGAATCAGTatgtttaactgtaaataacAGACCTTCTCCACTGCTCTGCtcttacataaataaaaagctcTCTCTATTTTCAGTCCATGAGTCTTATTATTGAAATGTAGTGTAGTGAATGAGGAGACTGTCCTTAACCTGGATGGTCTGACAGGATCACTGTGACCCAGATATCATAACATGGAGATTACTGAATCCATTTTGGAGCAGGTAGAGCTCTGCCTGTCCATCTGTTGGACAAATGATGTTACTACATGTTTGTAGGCCAAACATTCCTGCaggaaattgattttaaaatacacTAGAAAGCAGAGATATACCTTGCACAAGAACTTAACATCCTGCTGCACTGGGTAGCAGTTTGTATATGACTTTGTTTGAaagattttaatcatttaatgaaatgtaaacattaGTCTTAGTTTTAGTTGCTCATGTTTCTAAATGTACCCTGAATCCATTCCTCCAGTGGGATCAAAATCATCCTGATTTTCAGCATCAAAATTATCCCAATCCTTGCCCTGGTGGTTTCAATACCACAACATCAGTATTTAAACTTGATTGAATTTGCATATCCAAATCATGAATCATAAATCTAAATGATCACAAACACCTTTGTGAGTCTTGAAATACACCCTTTTCAGACTGAATCCAATCCACTAATGGTGCTGGAAGCAGAAAAGTTAAAAAACTGAACCCAGGGTTAAAGCCGCTACATCAACAAGCATGCACCCTGCTGCAGTGCCCTTGAGTTAAAATAaatgtccagcagctgcagggatGCTATATTTTAGCTGAAcccgacctctgacctgcttGTGCAGAGGTAAAAAAGAATGTCTCTGTAGAGGTCAATTAAATGTTTCATTGTTGCTTTATGATTATAAAACAGCTTTCTAACTTCAAAAACAGTTCCCAGCAGCTTCCCTCACAGGCAGCTTTAGGttgatattttttacatttttataaaggataaaaaaagaaagaatttttGCTGAGCTGTAAAAGTATATTAAAGAAACGCACGGGCATCACTTGCAGGATACATTTAAACTCTCAAACCATATGAATTTGTGCACCGCTGACTCCAGTTCATGCAAGACATGCATATGATCTATGAGATATATTTTTGGATGAAGCACCCCTTAAACATTTCACTTCTTCTGTAAAGTCAGCCACACTAAAAGCTCTTTACAAACCCTCAAAGAGGCATTGCAGGTGTCAAGAGTCTGTATACAGTAGATAAGCTGATTCTGAGGATACATACTGAAAATGTAGAGCAActgtgaaagagaaaggaagaaaaagagagcaaactGGAGGGGCTTAGCTCTAACTGTTTCTTCCCCATTTTGACAAGTTGAGGTTAGCTGAGAGAGAACGTTATACCCACAGAACTGACATTAGTTTTCCGGTACCAACCTCAACTCTGACTGCAAGTGATCAGAGCAACAGATAACGAGGACATACCCACGAAAAACTCACTTTCAAACGTAGGTTGAACTAGACAGATGAGAGAACGATGCATAAAGAAGACATAGAAGGAGAGACAGCGTGAGTCTGTCAGCAGTTTCCTGTAGAGAGAGTTACCTTAAAGCTACAGCTATAGAGAGGCAGTCAGGAACTGAGAGAGAAGTGGAGGAGCCGGTAAAGCGCCGCAGCACCGTAGTGTCCTGATGGAGCCTGGTCCTGGCAGCAGCGCAGACACACAGCCACCAGCCCTGCCTGTCAAACAGCGCAGGTAAGACAAGCATTCAAAATCCCTTCTACCTCTCCTTTTAGTTACTAATGCATTAGTTTATCTGCTTTATTCCTTATTCCTGATTTGCATCAACATCCTGCAATCTACAGGAATATTGTCTGTGCACTATGGCTCCCTGAACCTTGCTCTCCTTACCACTGGTTgcttgtaacttttttttttttttatcttaatctACAGTTCCTGTCATTGCAAGAGagtgaaatgtaaaacacaacTTGCATCACAAATATGAAAGCTCTCAGCCAGCCCATGTGCTTTAACAGTGATGTAGATTGGTATTTACCCTTTGCTCAGTTACCTATTTCATGTCAACATCTATTACCTGATAAGGTCAAGCAGGCTGCAGTAAACAAACCTGCATAAACAGAATGGCACAGGAATAGCTGCTGCATGAATTATAGCTGTAATCAGTTTGTCACCAGTTCTGTGTATTTGTAGTGTTGTGAGAACACCTAGTAACTCTAATCTTGgtgtatttcattttacaaCTGCAATTGGTCCTAGTGTAATTTACACAGTCCCATTTCAGTTGAATCAAagccatttaaaacaaatgatgttAATTTCAAAGCTACATAGTAATTTTTTACAAAGGCAAGAAATTACTGAGTCCTAACTCAAACAAACTTAACTGCATGATATGATTTGAATATAAAATTGCACGACTATATAATtaatcagtgtgtgcatgttcttCCACAGGAGTCAGTGGTCCAGAGAATCCAGTTTGGACTCTGACTGTGTCATGCTCAGCCCTGTTGGGTCCCAGCACCAACACTACGCCCACAATGATGTGTTTTCTGAGCCCACCGACTGTCATGCAGCTCAGTGCCCCATACACCAGCGCTACGGTAGGTGTGAGGACTCATGACCTCAAATCAACTGAAGGAAACTAAACCGCACAATGTTTTCCTTCAGACGCACGTGTTCTAGCACAATATGAGCGGTAAATACCCATGTAAGGATAGGAATTCTTTTCCCAAGCATAATGCATGTCAGTGCAGTAGTGTGAAAAGAGAATTGAGAgatctgatatactgtaaatcatGCACCATGCTGAACCGCCTACTATTATATGGTGCCTCAGTTCTGAAAATACATCTGACTTTTGAAGTTCATTGCCATGggaaaaataacataacatctAGTGTTGCTGTCCTTCCGCTCATCCATGCCTCATAGTTCCTCTTTCTCATGAGAACTGAAATGGAGGAAGTAACACCTGAAACCAAGCGTTTACACTCAATGTAATCCACATAATGTCTGAACCAagagaaatgacacaaactATTCAGATTGATACTACATCTGCTCACACTATGTGGTTACCTTGTGGAAGTGTGAATGTAGATGCCCTTTATGCTTCCTTATTCTAAAGAAGCTGTCTCCATTGTCTTGGCTTGTACATTGTTGCTTAATATTCACGGTTAACCTGATCTGAAAAACCTCATACTGTTTCCCCTAGATCATTCCCGCCACCAGGAGAGGTTTTTCTCGGATGGCACTCCACCACCTGTCCCGAAGAAGAGGCTCGTTCGTGCCCTGTCCCTCCCCAGTGCCGATATACCTCCACCCTCTCCTCTGTTCCCTGTGTTCCACAGTCACCATCAAAACTTTGACAACCCCCTGTACATGCTAGCACCCATACCTGACATCCAAtcccatgcagagagagaggatccaCTCAAAAAGAGTCCCGTCCCCACACTGTCCCTCTCTCAGCTGTCCTTTGACACCCCTGATGAACACCTCCCGTATCTCTTCAGCAGTTTTGGTGACCAGGGGGTCGTCTCCCAGGGAATTCAGCACTGCCACCTGCTCTTTCTCAGAAGTATGGCAGAGAGCGTGGAGGCTGGCGTtctgctgcagggagagagtgagaggaatgCTGGTTCATATCAACCCAAGGATTTCCTGCTGAGTGAAGGCTTCAAGGCCAAGCAGATTGGAAATGCACTTTACTACAGGCTGCACAGCCCCAAGTTTCCAAAGAGGGTGCTTGGTGTACGGGTAAAGTTACAGTTCCTTTGCTAATATGATCTTCTTTACCTTTATTCTTCAACTGTATAATGTTTTCAAGTACTAGCTATTTGCGGTAACCTTGCACTGGTGGGTTTACATGAAACAAAATGTTATGCACACCACACAAAcaagaaagcaaagcaaagtttGATATTAATCAGCAGTAGGCAAGTCTCTGCTGCTCAGTCTTTGCTGATCTGGTATCCACCCCGATTTTGACATACCACAGACACTTCCTCTGAAGTTTAGATGTTAGTTTTAGAGTCTAAACTGCCATAAGCTGCTGTTAAGTAATCCTAGTGCAACAgtgagagcagagaaaacatcAGAGAAAGAATCATGTACTGAATGTTGTGGAGGTACAAAGGTTTCATGAATGTGAAaagtttcatgtgtgtttccataTATCCAGGTACACAAATGGATAAATGGAGCTCCGCCAGCTCACGCCAGCCACCAGCCATCACATGTCAACGTCCAGGAAGTCATTGTTCATTTCCCAACTGATATCACCCTGAAGAATGATTGCAACATGTTCAAACAAGACCCCATGGCGGCCTCTCCTCCTTCGCCATTAGATTGCACTGCTGCAAAGCTGCCATGTGGAGGCAGCGCTGAGTTTGCCAAAACCCAGCCTGACTGTGAGAACAGCAACGTGCCTACAGTTCTTTCTTTACTTCAGATGGGACACGCAGTGAGCATCGAAAGAGACCTGCCACACATTACTCTAGAAGACTTTATTCAGGACAGCCAGTCACTGCAGAGCGCCGAGGCCTCGCTGTATGAGCGACAGGTGTGTGTTCTGTTCTTACAGATAGTGAAGGGGTTGCAGCACATGTGCAACAGCGGGGCCACTGTTGTTGAGCTCAGGCCTCAGGATATCTTCCTGGTGTGGcccagaaaggagagaggggagaagacaGAGGGGGAAATCATGACTGAGCTGGAGCAGGATGCTTCtgaaagaggagagatggagagaggtgtcacaaaaagtaaaacagaaatgGAGTGGGAAAAGGTGgggtggaaaaaagagagggtcCAGATGTTGTGGAGAGCGTGGGGCGCCCCTCGTGTTGTGTTAACCAGTCAGCCCACTTATGTTTCTGTACCTCATCCTTCAGCATCCATAAAATCCCAGATTGGGGCCTTACTCAAGCGCTGTCTCCACCCGCAAGACAGCCTGGCTTCTCTCACAGAGGGCTCCGCTGCAGCTCTCGCCAAGTCCCCACACACAAGGGGACTGCTTTATCTCACGTCTTGGTTCCAGAGTGAGACCAGCGGGCTCCAGATGGCAGACATGGTAGCTGTCCTGCAGGCCCTTCTCTGGGGTCCCCACGCACCACTCTTCAACTCAAATTACAAAGACTCCAGCATCACCACCATTATCCACAACTGGCTGTCAATCAAGCGTGCCCTGCTGGTGATGAAGCTGGCAGAGAGAGGGCTGATCCAGGATCGATCTGTTCTTGACTGGGAGGACTGTCTGTGCCTGCAGTACCTGTCATTTACTGACTCTGAAACAGTCCTGAGAGCCGCCAATCGGCTCGGACTCACTGAAAATGAAGGCTGAGTCCCCAGCTGTTTTAATTCTGGCGTGTAAAACTCAATTTCAGTGAGCCCAGTTTAAAATGTCCATGAATGACCAACCTAAACATTACCAGCAATTTTACATGGTAAGCcttatatctgcaaaatgtataaacatttcttacatttctgctaatcttttctcaaagcaaggggttgtacatatatatatatatatatatacatatacatacatgttgTATTATGTTgtatattatagatattatagtatCCGTTTTCCTACCtgttatccagccattggtttccattcattccaccacaatatgaaaatgaaccttGAGATGCTTCAAACTGTCTTCACACctgtattccatcactgtaataaagtcgtccacattagttttccttaaagcagcagcactgttgtgtttagaTGACTTGATATTGGGCGGAAACAGTCCCCCTGCCTGGAAAAAGTCtctggggaaacgtttgctttccacagccaatcatcaggtctgtgttttatgaatgatgactgctttgttagctgcagattCTAAACATCATAAGGTGGGTGTTgcaaccaaaaattctaatttgaaaatcaagggattttacACCACACACTGTTATGTGCagtgtgggtaaattgtagtaaatggtgaaaacaacaaacaatcgGGTTTTGACTAAATTCAGCACAGTGTGGTAGCAGGTACAGTCACTCTCAACCCCCTTTTCTGTCCACAATGAACAGTGAAGATGCTTCCCAGTTTCTTTAAGCGAAACCATCCTCTATGTTGTTCTTTACAGTGTGACTTTAAATTTCAGCTTATTCAAAACACCTCACACCTGTCTGACAGTTTCTgccaaaaaattattttctttgcttCCCAGAAAGTTTTTAGATGACTTTGTTTATCAGTAAGTGCACCTAAACTTTAACATGTGTATCTACGGCATGTATAGTGTGTTCATTGAGGTGGTATCCCATCCCAAACACATCCCGTCACGGGACAGTTCCTCCCCTCTGTTCagatacattttattgttgcagCAGGGTGGGATTGCTCTGCCTTTTTTCCCCGATATCACCAGTGGGGTAAATTTAAGGGACCATGCGTGCCCCTTTACAACATTTTACCTACATTTTATacttgtgaatgatccctcCTCAATATTTTCTTTCAACAGGTCATACACGGCATTAAGCGAGGTGCTTTCAAAACACGTCTCCATTCTGACTTCAAACTGTCCGATTAGCAAATGGACACAGCTAAATAAATGGGGATTTTACGTACTGATCTTtttataaagtaaaataatctAACAGTGTCTATCATTTCACCTTTCTCACCAATACAAGTAGCAATATTCAGCTTGTGCTACaatagtttggtttgtttttcctttgcctTCTTGCCCTAATTATCTAGATATAAGACAATGGCTCCAGTAAACCTACAAACATGCAAATTAGCTCAAGATAATGACCAAAATTTGCTTCAAAAAGATAAGAGACCCAATTTGAATGTCCTATTATTCTTGTCTTGTTTGTCCTCACTGATTTAAATGTATACAATGGTGTCTACAAACAGCATTTATAGGACCCTGAAGAATTAAATCATGTATATCAACGATTACAGACTTTTTGTGGTTTTACAAGACAACAAATGCAACTCTCTAAGGTGAGCAGTTTTATTTAGTACAGTTACAACATGCAGATTTCTGTCGAGTGAATCAAAGCAACAAATTAGAAtccatgcacacataaaaaaaaaaaaaaaaaaaaaaaaatcaatatgaaCAGGTGAATCAACTGAAAATGACCATGGCAACATATCTAATTACATGAATAAGATGATTTAAATTTTAT contains the following coding sequences:
- the LOC115357865 gene encoding inactive tyrosine-protein kinase PEAK1 — its product is MEPGPGSSADTQPPALPVKQRRSQWSRESSLDSDCVMLSPVGSQHQHYAHNDVFSEPTDCHAAQCPIHQRYDHSRHQERFFSDGTPPPVPKKRLVRALSLPSADIPPPSPLFPVFHSHHQNFDNPLYMLAPIPDIQSHAEREDPLKKSPVPTLSLSQLSFDTPDEHLPYLFSSFGDQGVVSQGIQHCHLLFLRSMAESVEAGVLLQGESERNAGSYQPKDFLLSEGFKAKQIGNALYYRLHSPKFPKRVLGVRVHKWINGAPPAHASHQPSHVNVQEVIVHFPTDITLKNDCNMFKQDPMAASPPSPLDCTAAKLPCGGSAEFAKTQPDCENSNVPTVLSLLQMGHAVSIERDLPHITLEDFIQDSQSLQSAEASLYERQVCVLFLQIVKGLQHMCNSGATVVELRPQDIFLVWPRKERGEKTEGEIMTELEQDASERGEMERGVTKSKTEMEWEKVGWKKERVQMLWRAWGAPRVVLTSQPTYVSVPHPSASIKSQIGALLKRCLHPQDSLASLTEGSAAALAKSPHTRGLLYLTSWFQSETSGLQMADMVAVLQALLWGPHAPLFNSNYKDSSITTIIHNWLSIKRALLVMKLAERGLIQDRSVLDWEDCLCLQYLSFTDSETVLRAANRLGLTENEG